Proteins encoded in a region of the Sebastes fasciatus isolate fSebFas1 chromosome 9, fSebFas1.pri, whole genome shotgun sequence genome:
- the rgs17 gene encoding regulator of G-protein signaling 17 isoform X2 yields the protein MPRSVSGVEMRKRQAAHIEAPPQAPGQPRPNTCCLCWCGCCKCLWTEDRMERSERQTCTNMDSIEGAEEQQPNVGETLTWSRSFEMMLRTLEGQEVFREFLRSEYSEDNLLFWLACEELKKETDPIVVEEKSKIIYEDYVSILSPKEVSLDSRVREGINMTLAEPSNLMYEEAQFQIYTLMHRDSFPRFLNSSVYRDLLANRRRTCLDT from the exons ATG CCCCGTAGTGTGAGTGGAGTGGAGATGAGAAAAAGGCAGGCGGCGCACATCGAGGCCCCACCCCAGGCCCCTGGACAGCCCCGACCCAAcacctgctgcctctgctggTGCGGCTGCTGCAAGTGTCTCTG GACCGAggacaggatggagaggagtgAGAGACAGACCTGCACCAACATGGACAGTATTGAAGGTGCAGAAGAACA ACAACCCAATGTAGGCGAGACGCTGACGTGGTCACGAAGCTTTGAGATGATGCTGCGCACGCTGGAGGGCCAGGAGGTCTTCCGGGAGTTCCTGCGCTCGGAGTACAGCGAGGACAACCTGCTTTTCTGGTTGGCTTGTGAAGAGCTGAAAAAGGAGACGGATCCCATAGTGGTGGAGGAGAAGTCCAAGATCATATACGAAGACTACGTGTCCATATTATCACCCAAAGAG GTGAGTCTGGATTCGCGGGTCAGAGAAGGAATAAACATGACCCTGGCAGAACCCAGCAACCTGATGTACGAGGAGGCCCAGTTCCAGATCTACACCCTGATGCACCGCGACTCCTTCCCCCGTTTCCTCAACTCCTCCGTTTACAGAGACCTCCTGGCCAACAGGAGGCGCACCTGCCTCGACACCTAG
- the rgs17 gene encoding regulator of G-protein signaling 17 isoform X1 yields MLQIQRQQQPRSVSGVEMRKRQAAHIEAPPQAPGQPRPNTCCLCWCGCCKCLWTEDRMERSERQTCTNMDSIEGAEEQQPNVGETLTWSRSFEMMLRTLEGQEVFREFLRSEYSEDNLLFWLACEELKKETDPIVVEEKSKIIYEDYVSILSPKEVSLDSRVREGINMTLAEPSNLMYEEAQFQIYTLMHRDSFPRFLNSSVYRDLLANRRRTCLDT; encoded by the exons ATGTTGCAGATTCAAAGGCAACAACAG CCCCGTAGTGTGAGTGGAGTGGAGATGAGAAAAAGGCAGGCGGCGCACATCGAGGCCCCACCCCAGGCCCCTGGACAGCCCCGACCCAAcacctgctgcctctgctggTGCGGCTGCTGCAAGTGTCTCTG GACCGAggacaggatggagaggagtgAGAGACAGACCTGCACCAACATGGACAGTATTGAAGGTGCAGAAGAACA ACAACCCAATGTAGGCGAGACGCTGACGTGGTCACGAAGCTTTGAGATGATGCTGCGCACGCTGGAGGGCCAGGAGGTCTTCCGGGAGTTCCTGCGCTCGGAGTACAGCGAGGACAACCTGCTTTTCTGGTTGGCTTGTGAAGAGCTGAAAAAGGAGACGGATCCCATAGTGGTGGAGGAGAAGTCCAAGATCATATACGAAGACTACGTGTCCATATTATCACCCAAAGAG GTGAGTCTGGATTCGCGGGTCAGAGAAGGAATAAACATGACCCTGGCAGAACCCAGCAACCTGATGTACGAGGAGGCCCAGTTCCAGATCTACACCCTGATGCACCGCGACTCCTTCCCCCGTTTCCTCAACTCCTCCGTTTACAGAGACCTCCTGGCCAACAGGAGGCGCACCTGCCTCGACACCTAG